From Anopheles coluzzii chromosome 3, AcolN3, whole genome shotgun sequence, the proteins below share one genomic window:
- the LOC120955126 gene encoding phosphatidylcholine:ceramide cholinephosphotransferase 1-like isoform X2, translating into MKVMLKTGWPSAKTIQRLSYTYSVHPWSYLPCQAMPDSYDYNSPNAPNHHPSAYPHPGSPYHQQNHQPPPSDTGSPSSDAVMIKIDTPSPLRDDQSRYPKEIGKTLLALLFLAGNFFLATVSLSLVHDRVPDRDVYGPLPDAFLDRVQPQDWALDVSEILIMVVVNSCVLLITFHKHRFIVMRRVFLLLSILYMMRSLTMYVTVLPVSSRTYYCSPKSNASSAGVIVKRAFQLISGMGLSINGKQIYCGDYIYSGHTVTLVLGYLVISEYSPKRFWPIHWIYWLASLTGVVMVLVAHGHYTVDVLIAYYATTRLFWTYHTLANNSLLLKQNGNNYIGREWWYFAFRYFERNVRGPIPLQYDCPLSLPSSWTKKSPKLPGRES; encoded by the exons ATGAAGGTGATGCTCAAGACAGGATGGCCCTCGGCAAAGACGATACAAAGGCTGTCGTACACGTACAGTGTGCATCCTTGGAGCTACCTTCCCTGCCAggcaa TGCCTGACTCATACGACTACAACAGCCCCAATGCACCGAACCACCACCCGTCGGCCTACCCACATCCCGGCTCGCCCTACCACCAGCAAAACCACCAGCCACCGCCCTCCGACACCGGCAGCCCGTCGAGCGATGCGGTAATGATCAAGATCGATACACCCTCGCCCCTGCGGGACGATCAGTCGCGCTATCCGAAGGAAATTGGCAAAACCCTGCTAGCGCTCCTGTTCCTAGCGGGCAACTTTTTCCTCGCCACCGTGTCGCTCTCCCTGGTGCACGATCGCGTCCCCGACCGGGACGTGTACGGGCCGCTGCCGGACGCTTTCCTGGACCGGGTGCAACCGCAGGACTGGGCGCTCGATGTGAGCGAAATACTGatcatggtggtggtgaactCGTGCGTACTGCTGATCACCTTCCACAAGCATCGGTTCATCGTGATGCGGCGCgtgtttctgctgctgtcgATCCTGTACATGATGCGTTCGCTCACGATGTACGTCACGGTGCTGCCCGTGTCGAGCCGGACGTACTACTGCAGCCCGAAGAGCAACGCGAGCAGTGCGGGCGTGATCGTGAAGCGCGCGTTTCAGCTCATCTCCGGGATGGGGCTGTCGATCAATGGGAAGCAGATCTACTGCGGCGATTACATCTACAGTGGCCACACGGTAACGCTCGTGCTCGGCTATCTAGTGATATCGGAAT ATTCACCCAAACGCTTCTGGCCGATCCATTGGATCTACTGGTTGGCCAGCTTGACCGGTGTCGTGATGGTGCTGGTAGCACACGGCCACTACACCGTCGACGTGCTGATAGCGTACTACGCCACGACGCGACTGTTCTGGACGTACCACACACTTGCCAACAACAGCTTGCTGCTAAAG CAAAACGGCAACAACTACATCGGACGTGAGTGGTGGTACTTTGCCTTCCGCTACTTTGAGCGCAACGTGCGCGGCCCAATCCCGCTCCAGTACGATTGTCCGCTGTCGCTGCCCTCGTCCTGGACGAAAAAGTCGCCCAAACTGCCGGGACGCGAAAGTTGA
- the LOC120955126 gene encoding phosphatidylcholine:ceramide cholinephosphotransferase 1-like isoform X3, which yields MEINARGSHKNGSGLDLATVVMEVPDSYDYNSPNAPNHHPSAYPHPGSPYHQQNHQPPPSDTGSPSSDAVMIKIDTPSPLRDDQSRYPKEIGKTLLALLFLAGNFFLATVSLSLVHDRVPDRDVYGPLPDAFLDRVQPQDWALDVSEILIMVVVNSCVLLITFHKHRFIVMRRVFLLLSILYMMRSLTMYVTVLPVSSRTYYCSPKSNASSAGVIVKRAFQLISGMGLSINGKQIYCGDYIYSGHTVTLVLGYLVISEYSPKRFWPIHWIYWLASLTGVVMVLVAHGHYTVDVLIAYYATTRLFWTYHTLANNSLLLKQNGNNYIGREWWYFAFRYFERNVRGPIPLQYDCPLSLPSSWTKKSPKLPGRES from the exons GAAGTGCCTGACTCATACGACTACAACAGCCCCAATGCACCGAACCACCACCCGTCGGCCTACCCACATCCCGGCTCGCCCTACCACCAGCAAAACCACCAGCCACCGCCCTCCGACACCGGCAGCCCGTCGAGCGATGCGGTAATGATCAAGATCGATACACCCTCGCCCCTGCGGGACGATCAGTCGCGCTATCCGAAGGAAATTGGCAAAACCCTGCTAGCGCTCCTGTTCCTAGCGGGCAACTTTTTCCTCGCCACCGTGTCGCTCTCCCTGGTGCACGATCGCGTCCCCGACCGGGACGTGTACGGGCCGCTGCCGGACGCTTTCCTGGACCGGGTGCAACCGCAGGACTGGGCGCTCGATGTGAGCGAAATACTGatcatggtggtggtgaactCGTGCGTACTGCTGATCACCTTCCACAAGCATCGGTTCATCGTGATGCGGCGCgtgtttctgctgctgtcgATCCTGTACATGATGCGTTCGCTCACGATGTACGTCACGGTGCTGCCCGTGTCGAGCCGGACGTACTACTGCAGCCCGAAGAGCAACGCGAGCAGTGCGGGCGTGATCGTGAAGCGCGCGTTTCAGCTCATCTCCGGGATGGGGCTGTCGATCAATGGGAAGCAGATCTACTGCGGCGATTACATCTACAGTGGCCACACGGTAACGCTCGTGCTCGGCTATCTAGTGATATCGGAAT ATTCACCCAAACGCTTCTGGCCGATCCATTGGATCTACTGGTTGGCCAGCTTGACCGGTGTCGTGATGGTGCTGGTAGCACACGGCCACTACACCGTCGACGTGCTGATAGCGTACTACGCCACGACGCGACTGTTCTGGACGTACCACACACTTGCCAACAACAGCTTGCTGCTAAAG CAAAACGGCAACAACTACATCGGACGTGAGTGGTGGTACTTTGCCTTCCGCTACTTTGAGCGCAACGTGCGCGGCCCAATCCCGCTCCAGTACGATTGTCCGCTGTCGCTGCCCTCGTCCTGGACGAAAAAGTCGCCCAAACTGCCGGGACGCGAAAGTTGA
- the LOC120955126 gene encoding phosphatidylcholine:ceramide cholinephosphotransferase 2-like isoform X1: MSYYAPKAKPVAGGTLRAVYEKLYSNCSTFRKLHYEEVPDSYDYNSPNAPNHHPSAYPHPGSPYHQQNHQPPPSDTGSPSSDAVMIKIDTPSPLRDDQSRYPKEIGKTLLALLFLAGNFFLATVSLSLVHDRVPDRDVYGPLPDAFLDRVQPQDWALDVSEILIMVVVNSCVLLITFHKHRFIVMRRVFLLLSILYMMRSLTMYVTVLPVSSRTYYCSPKSNASSAGVIVKRAFQLISGMGLSINGKQIYCGDYIYSGHTVTLVLGYLVISEYSPKRFWPIHWIYWLASLTGVVMVLVAHGHYTVDVLIAYYATTRLFWTYHTLANNSLLLKQNGNNYIGREWWYFAFRYFERNVRGPIPLQYDCPLSLPSSWTKKSPKLPGRES; this comes from the exons GAAGTGCCTGACTCATACGACTACAACAGCCCCAATGCACCGAACCACCACCCGTCGGCCTACCCACATCCCGGCTCGCCCTACCACCAGCAAAACCACCAGCCACCGCCCTCCGACACCGGCAGCCCGTCGAGCGATGCGGTAATGATCAAGATCGATACACCCTCGCCCCTGCGGGACGATCAGTCGCGCTATCCGAAGGAAATTGGCAAAACCCTGCTAGCGCTCCTGTTCCTAGCGGGCAACTTTTTCCTCGCCACCGTGTCGCTCTCCCTGGTGCACGATCGCGTCCCCGACCGGGACGTGTACGGGCCGCTGCCGGACGCTTTCCTGGACCGGGTGCAACCGCAGGACTGGGCGCTCGATGTGAGCGAAATACTGatcatggtggtggtgaactCGTGCGTACTGCTGATCACCTTCCACAAGCATCGGTTCATCGTGATGCGGCGCgtgtttctgctgctgtcgATCCTGTACATGATGCGTTCGCTCACGATGTACGTCACGGTGCTGCCCGTGTCGAGCCGGACGTACTACTGCAGCCCGAAGAGCAACGCGAGCAGTGCGGGCGTGATCGTGAAGCGCGCGTTTCAGCTCATCTCCGGGATGGGGCTGTCGATCAATGGGAAGCAGATCTACTGCGGCGATTACATCTACAGTGGCCACACGGTAACGCTCGTGCTCGGCTATCTAGTGATATCGGAAT ATTCACCCAAACGCTTCTGGCCGATCCATTGGATCTACTGGTTGGCCAGCTTGACCGGTGTCGTGATGGTGCTGGTAGCACACGGCCACTACACCGTCGACGTGCTGATAGCGTACTACGCCACGACGCGACTGTTCTGGACGTACCACACACTTGCCAACAACAGCTTGCTGCTAAAG CAAAACGGCAACAACTACATCGGACGTGAGTGGTGGTACTTTGCCTTCCGCTACTTTGAGCGCAACGTGCGCGGCCCAATCCCGCTCCAGTACGATTGTCCGCTGTCGCTGCCCTCGTCCTGGACGAAAAAGTCGCCCAAACTGCCGGGACGCGAAAGTTGA
- the LOC120955127 gene encoding protein tilB produces MVRITEQLIRKKSEHNELIIGTLEELSLHQEDIERIEHIGHWCRELKILLLQSNLIPRLENLNRLKKLQYLNVAINNIERIENLEALEALQKLDLTLNFIGELTSVESLRANYNLHELFLTGNPCTDYPGYREYVIIALPQLAHLDGKEITRSDRLLAAKQFPTLRERIVQLEALHKIERDEQRVRVQQSIEEQEASVRDLPDDDERRATTFWQQKSEHCPETRIQMAKFSRRAKGQAAAGGKNLDQPDERKRTRRLFAECGRPYSLNEPRVNFEFRDEPDRFELDLHVYKYLDTSLVEVDAQPNYVRVTIKGKVFQLALKQDIQTDRSTCQRSQTTGHMLIVMPKLNPERIVAPAEEKRTSQVNQSQATGGGLKGPVDIRSICGGSSQTKQPRINEDEVPDLI; encoded by the exons ATGGTTAGAA TAACGGAACAGCTGATACGCAAAAAGTCCGAGCACAATGAGCTCATCATCGGCACGCTGGAGGAGCTCTCCCTGCACCAGGAAGACATCGAGCGCATCGAGCACATTGGCCACTGGTGTCGGGAGCTGAAAATATTGCTGCTCCAGTCGAACCTTATCCCTCGGTTGGAAAATCTAAATCGGCTCAAAAAGCTCCAATACCTCAACGTAGCGATCAACAACATCGAACGCATCGAAAACCTGGAAGCGCTCGAAGCGCTCCAAAAGCTCGACCTCACGCTCAACTTTATCGGCGAGCTGACGAGTGTCGAGAGCCTACGGGCTAACTACAACCTGCACGAGCTCTTTCTTACCGGCAATCCCTGCACCGACTATCCCGGGTACCGGGAGTACGTCATCATCGCTCTGCCCCAGCTCGCCCACCTCGATGGGAAGGAAATTACGCGCAGCGATCGGCTGCTTGCCGCCAAGCAGTTCCCAACGCTGCGCGAAAGGATCGTTCAGCTCGAGGCGCTGCACAAAATCGAACGCGATGAGCAGCGGGTGCGCGTGCAGCAATCGATCGAGGAGCAGGAGGCGAGCGTGCGCGACCTGCCGGACGATGACGAGCGACGGGCGACCACCTTCTGGCAGCAGAAAAGCGAACACTGTCCGGAGACGCGCATCCAGATGGCAAAGTTTTCACGCCGTGCAAAGGGACAGGCAGCCGCCGGGGGGAAGAATTTGGACCAACCGGATGAACGGAAGCGAACGCGCCGGCTGTTTGCCGAGTGTGGCCGTCCGTATAGTTTGAACGAGCCACGGGTGAACTTTGAGTTTCGCGATGAGCCGGACCGGTTCGAGCTGGATCTGCACGTGTACAAGTATCTGGACACGTCGCTGGTGGAGGTGGACGCGCAGCCGAACTACGTGCGGGTCACGATCAAGGGTAAGGTGTTTCAGCTTGCCCTCAAGCAGGACATCCAGACGGACCGGTCGACCTGCCAGCGATCGCAAACGACCGGCCACATGCTGATTGTAATGCCGAAGCTTAACCCGGAACGAATCGTTGCACCGGCGGAGGAGAAACGCACGAGCCAAGTGAACCAATCACAAGCCACTGGTGGCGGTTTGAAAGGTCCAGTTGACATCCGAAGCATCTGCGGTGGTTCCAGCCAAACGAAACAGCCCCGAATAAATGAAGATGAAGTACCGGACCTGATATAG
- the LOC120955128 gene encoding uncharacterized protein LOC120955128 — protein sequence MSRSLVKKAFILAEQELAASKSKTDEKATKRKASALELIPRHQKLVELVGKKGKRVEKDMIRRREKLTVTDVRHQIANRHDPTDDNIRKLLMFSRSSLDDVSRETILKRARTGRYVSRVRVSKKDHHNNDSSVTAYDDQDEQDAAGPSVFTEEDFANFAKELEKSALAH from the exons ATGTCCAGATCATTAGTAAAGAAAGCCTTCATACTGGCTGAGCAGGAACTGGCGGCATCAAAGAGTAAAACAGACG AAAAAGCTACAAAAAGGAAAGCGAGTGCACTGGAGCTGATACCGCGACACCAGAAGCTCGTCGAGCTGGTAGGCAAAAAGGGTAAAAGGGTGGAGAAAGACATGATAAGGCGCAGGGAAAAACTCACCGTCACGGACGTGCGGCACCAGATCGCCAACCGGCACGATCCCACAGATGATAACATCAGGAAGCTGCTTATGTTCTCCCGCTCAAGCCTCGACGATGTTTCCCGCGAAACG ATCCTGAAGCGTGCCCGTACCGGTCGCTATGTGTCGCGAGTGCGCGTTTCAAAGAAGGATCACCACAACAACGACAGTTCGGTGACGGCATACGACGACCAGGACGAGCAGGATGCAGCCGGGCCGAGTGTGTTTACCGAGGAAGACTTTGCCAACTTTGCAAAGGAGCTGGAAAAGAGCGCTCTggcgcattga
- the LOC120958718 gene encoding uncharacterized protein LOC120958718 — MVTEESDHPHHPEEAKTPTQEKDSNLLARTDSSEVLIQSSMDDIFDVIKSGELSEVENLVEKVGQEALSARDKHGYTPAHWAALDGNVEMMRYLVERNAPVDLPCLGTQGPRPIHWACRKGHAAVVQVLLQAGVAVNAADFKGLTPLMTACMYGRTATAAYLLGMGAQNHLTDINGDTALHWAAYKGHADLIRLLMYSGVDLQKTDNFGSTPLHLACLSGNLQCVKILCEKRNLELEPRDKNGKTPVMLAQSHRNSEVVKLLHNEMKKKSRWMPPISEIWGMLFGGAGASKGPLILFLVSVLLWGYPMYMIRCIPITWNILRRSHYCFIYWNAVMWISWIIANRRDPGYIPLNSDTYYRAIKQIPYFDKWKKRNIILSRLCHSCRCLRPLRAKHCRICNRCVSYFDHHCPFIYNCVGLRNRMWFLLFVLSIAINCSFTIYFACYCVMIEGFSLLYVLGLLEAFVFCGLGWILTCTSILHACMNLTTNEMFNYKRYPYLRDKRGRYQNPFSRGPVLNLFEFFVCLPDRQDDQDYILDENL, encoded by the exons ATGGTGACCGAGGAGAGTGATCATCCACACCATCCGGAGGAGGCGAAGACGCCGACGCAGGAGAAGGATAGCAACCTGCTAGCGCGCACCGACAGCAGCGAGGTACTGATCCAGAGCAGCATGGATGACATTTTCGATGTTATCAAATCGGG CGAGCTGTCGGAGGTGGAAAATTTGGTGGAAAAGGTAGGGCAGGAGGCATTGAGCGCTCGGGACAAGCATGGATACACTCCGGCCCACTGGGCGGCGCTCGATGGGAATGTGGAGATGATGCGCTATCTGGTCGAGCGCAATGCACCGGTCGATCTGCCCTGCCTAGGTACGCAGGGACCGCGCCCGATACATTGGGCCTGCCGTAAGGGACATGCGGCCGTCGTGCAGGTGCTGCTGCAGGCTGGGGTAGCTGTGAATGCGGCCGACTTCAAGGGCCTTACGCCACTGATGACGGCCTGCATGTACGGGCGGACGGCAACGGCTGCCTATCTGTTGGGTATGGGCGCGCAAAACCATCTGACGGACATTAACGGTGATACGGCATTGCACTGGGCGGCCTATAAGGGGCATGCGGATTTGATACGGCTGCTAATGTACTCGGGCGTGGATCTGCAAAAGACGGACAACTTCGGTTCGACCCCGCTGCATCTGGCCTGCCTGTCGGGCAATTTGCAGTGCGTGAAGATCCTGTGCGAGAAGCGCAATCTGGAGCTGGAACCGCGCGATAAAAATGGGAAGACGCCGGTAATGTTGGCCCAGAGCCACCGGAACAGTGAGGTGGTGAAGCTGCTGCACAATGAGATGAAGAAAAAGTCCCGCTGGATGCCACCGATTTCGGAGATTTGGGGTATGCTGTTCGGTGGGGCTGGTGCATCGAAGGGACCGTTGATATTGTTCCTGGTGTCGGTACTGCTGTGGGGATATCCGATGTACATGATAAGG TGCATTCCAATCACGTGGAACATACTGCGACGGTCGCACTACTGCTTCATCTACTGGAATGCGGTCATGTGGATTAGCTGGATCATAGCGAACAGGCGCGATCCCGGCTACATCCCACTCAACTCCGACACCTACTACCGGGCGATCAAGCAGATCCCGTACTTTGACAAGTGGAAGAAGCGAAACATCATTCTGTCCCGGCTCTGCCACAGCTGTCGCTGTTTGAGGCCACTGCGGGCGAAGCACTGCCGCATATGCAATCGGTGCGTGTCGTACTTCGACCATCACTGTCCGTTCATCTACAACTGCGTGGGGCTGCGCAATCGCATGTGGTTTCTGCTGTTTGTGCTGAGCATCGCGATCAACTGCTCGTTCACGATCTACTTCGCCTGCTACTGCGTCATGATCGAGGGGTTCAGCTTGCTGTACGTGCTCGGGCTGCTGGAAGCGTTCGTGTTTTGTGGCCTCGGGTGGATTCTCACCTGCACATCG ATACTGCACGCCTGCATGAACCTCACCACCAACGAAATGTTCAACTACAAACGCTACCCGTACCTGCGGGACAAGCGCGGCCGGTACCAGAACCCGTTCTCCCGCGGCCCGGTGCTGAATCTGTTCGAGTTCTTCGTCTGCCTGCCGGACCGCCAGGACGACCAGGACTACATCCTCGACGAGAACCTTTGA